A stretch of Panthera tigris isolate Pti1 chromosome E2, P.tigris_Pti1_mat1.1, whole genome shotgun sequence DNA encodes these proteins:
- the CE2H19orf81 gene encoding putative uncharacterized protein C19orf81 homolog isoform X2 codes for MREERWIKEAGERWGERMQQEVETLCSSTTGNPSMHREAGALLVDMETLEETQTRSLGRPVRSSKQYLRRVIAEYEALDRELPCLRRFPTPPAAQPLCLCMETSPEEDFTHLEVLEALEAELPGAMESGRVTSIRFENTNVICGTAGCRDRWLITVADFQTRSRLLRCGLRLRGLGHPLVRHDELLLADYRLHLRRSLVRRRMLEALGAEPTAEV; via the exons atgagagaagagagatggataaaggaggctggggagaggtggggagagag GATGCAGCAAGAGGTGGAGACCCTGTGCTCCTCCACCACCGGCAACCCCAGCATGCACAGGGAGGCAG GAGCCCTCCTTGTGGACATGGAGACCCTAGAGGAGACGCAGACTCGGAGCCTGGGCAGGCCTGTCAGATCCTC GAAGCAGTACCTGCGTCGGGTCATTGCAGAATACGAGGCGCTGGACCGAGAGCTACCATGCCTCCGGAGGTTTCCCACACCACCCGCTGCCCAGCCTCTCTGTCTGTGCATGGAGACCTCG CCAGAGGAGGACTTTACCCATCTGGAGGTGCTGGAGGCTCTGGAGGCCGAGTTACCCGGGGCCATGGAGAGCGGGCGCGTGACCAGTATCCGTTTTGAAAATACGAACGTCATCTGTGGGACGGCGGGGTGCCGGGACAG GTGGCTCATCACGGTCGCGGACTTCCAGACTCGCTCGCGTCTGCTGCGCTGCGGCCTCCGCCTCCGCGGGCTAGGGCACCCGCTGGTGCGCCACGACGAGCTGCTGCTGGCCGATTACCGCCTGCACCTGCGCCGCTCCCTGGTCCGGCGGCGCATGCTCGAGGCCCTGGGGGCGGAGCCGACCGCGGAAGTCTAA
- the CE2H19orf81 gene encoding putative uncharacterized protein C19orf81 homolog isoform X4: MSGGMQQEVETLCSSTTGNPSMHREAGALLVDMETLEETQTRSLGRPVRSSKQYLRRVIAEYEALDRELPCLRRFPTPPAAQPLCLCMETSPEEDFTHLEVLEALEAELPGAMESGRVTSIRFENTNVICGTAGCRDRWLITVADFQTRSRLLRCGLRLRGLGHPLVRHDELLLADYRLHLRRSLVRRRMLEALGAEPTAEV, encoded by the exons ATGAGCGGAGG GATGCAGCAAGAGGTGGAGACCCTGTGCTCCTCCACCACCGGCAACCCCAGCATGCACAGGGAGGCAG GAGCCCTCCTTGTGGACATGGAGACCCTAGAGGAGACGCAGACTCGGAGCCTGGGCAGGCCTGTCAGATCCTC GAAGCAGTACCTGCGTCGGGTCATTGCAGAATACGAGGCGCTGGACCGAGAGCTACCATGCCTCCGGAGGTTTCCCACACCACCCGCTGCCCAGCCTCTCTGTCTGTGCATGGAGACCTCG CCAGAGGAGGACTTTACCCATCTGGAGGTGCTGGAGGCTCTGGAGGCCGAGTTACCCGGGGCCATGGAGAGCGGGCGCGTGACCAGTATCCGTTTTGAAAATACGAACGTCATCTGTGGGACGGCGGGGTGCCGGGACAG GTGGCTCATCACGGTCGCGGACTTCCAGACTCGCTCGCGTCTGCTGCGCTGCGGCCTCCGCCTCCGCGGGCTAGGGCACCCGCTGGTGCGCCACGACGAGCTGCTGCTGGCCGATTACCGCCTGCACCTGCGCCGCTCCCTGGTCCGGCGGCGCATGCTCGAGGCCCTGGGGGCGGAGCCGACCGCGGAAGTCTAA
- the CE2H19orf81 gene encoding putative uncharacterized protein C19orf81 homolog isoform X3, producing the protein MREERWIKEAGERMQQEVETLCSSTTGNPSMHREAGALLVDMETLEETQTRSLGRPVRSSKQYLRRVIAEYEALDRELPCLRRFPTPPAAQPLCLCMETSPEEDFTHLEVLEALEAELPGAMESGRVTSIRFENTNVICGTAGCRDRWLITVADFQTRSRLLRCGLRLRGLGHPLVRHDELLLADYRLHLRRSLVRRRMLEALGAEPTAEV; encoded by the exons atgagagaagagagatggataaaggaggctggggagag GATGCAGCAAGAGGTGGAGACCCTGTGCTCCTCCACCACCGGCAACCCCAGCATGCACAGGGAGGCAG GAGCCCTCCTTGTGGACATGGAGACCCTAGAGGAGACGCAGACTCGGAGCCTGGGCAGGCCTGTCAGATCCTC GAAGCAGTACCTGCGTCGGGTCATTGCAGAATACGAGGCGCTGGACCGAGAGCTACCATGCCTCCGGAGGTTTCCCACACCACCCGCTGCCCAGCCTCTCTGTCTGTGCATGGAGACCTCG CCAGAGGAGGACTTTACCCATCTGGAGGTGCTGGAGGCTCTGGAGGCCGAGTTACCCGGGGCCATGGAGAGCGGGCGCGTGACCAGTATCCGTTTTGAAAATACGAACGTCATCTGTGGGACGGCGGGGTGCCGGGACAG GTGGCTCATCACGGTCGCGGACTTCCAGACTCGCTCGCGTCTGCTGCGCTGCGGCCTCCGCCTCCGCGGGCTAGGGCACCCGCTGGTGCGCCACGACGAGCTGCTGCTGGCCGATTACCGCCTGCACCTGCGCCGCTCCCTGGTCCGGCGGCGCATGCTCGAGGCCCTGGGGGCGGAGCCGACCGCGGAAGTCTAA
- the CE2H19orf81 gene encoding putative uncharacterized protein C19orf81 homolog isoform X1, protein MWSQPSSSSMVSPRGFEEKKEEAAVERRSWRGWASQGSSPHPPETSLPRLPRMQQEVETLCSSTTGNPSMHREAGALLVDMETLEETQTRSLGRPVRSSKQYLRRVIAEYEALDRELPCLRRFPTPPAAQPLCLCMETSPEEDFTHLEVLEALEAELPGAMESGRVTSIRFENTNVICGTAGCRDRWLITVADFQTRSRLLRCGLRLRGLGHPLVRHDELLLADYRLHLRRSLVRRRMLEALGAEPTAEV, encoded by the exons ATGTGGTCTCAGCCTTCCAGTTCTTCCATGGTTTCCCCCCGGGGCTtcgaagagaagaaggaggaggcggCCGTGGAGAGAAGGAGCTGGAGAGGGTGGGCGAGTCAGGGTTCTTCTCCCCATCCTCCTGAGACATCCCTCCCCCGCCTTCCCAGGATGCAGCAAGAGGTGGAGACCCTGTGCTCCTCCACCACCGGCAACCCCAGCATGCACAGGGAGGCAG GAGCCCTCCTTGTGGACATGGAGACCCTAGAGGAGACGCAGACTCGGAGCCTGGGCAGGCCTGTCAGATCCTC GAAGCAGTACCTGCGTCGGGTCATTGCAGAATACGAGGCGCTGGACCGAGAGCTACCATGCCTCCGGAGGTTTCCCACACCACCCGCTGCCCAGCCTCTCTGTCTGTGCATGGAGACCTCG CCAGAGGAGGACTTTACCCATCTGGAGGTGCTGGAGGCTCTGGAGGCCGAGTTACCCGGGGCCATGGAGAGCGGGCGCGTGACCAGTATCCGTTTTGAAAATACGAACGTCATCTGTGGGACGGCGGGGTGCCGGGACAG GTGGCTCATCACGGTCGCGGACTTCCAGACTCGCTCGCGTCTGCTGCGCTGCGGCCTCCGCCTCCGCGGGCTAGGGCACCCGCTGGTGCGCCACGACGAGCTGCTGCTGGCCGATTACCGCCTGCACCTGCGCCGCTCCCTGGTCCGGCGGCGCATGCTCGAGGCCCTGGGGGCGGAGCCGACCGCGGAAGTCTAA
- the CE2H19orf81 gene encoding putative uncharacterized protein C19orf81 homolog isoform X5, with protein sequence MQQEVETLCSSTTGNPSMHREAGALLVDMETLEETQTRSLGRPVRSSKQYLRRVIAEYEALDRELPCLRRFPTPPAAQPLCLCMETSPEEDFTHLEVLEALEAELPGAMESGRVTSIRFENTNVICGTAGCRDRWLITVADFQTRSRLLRCGLRLRGLGHPLVRHDELLLADYRLHLRRSLVRRRMLEALGAEPTAEV encoded by the exons ATGCAGCAAGAGGTGGAGACCCTGTGCTCCTCCACCACCGGCAACCCCAGCATGCACAGGGAGGCAG GAGCCCTCCTTGTGGACATGGAGACCCTAGAGGAGACGCAGACTCGGAGCCTGGGCAGGCCTGTCAGATCCTC GAAGCAGTACCTGCGTCGGGTCATTGCAGAATACGAGGCGCTGGACCGAGAGCTACCATGCCTCCGGAGGTTTCCCACACCACCCGCTGCCCAGCCTCTCTGTCTGTGCATGGAGACCTCG CCAGAGGAGGACTTTACCCATCTGGAGGTGCTGGAGGCTCTGGAGGCCGAGTTACCCGGGGCCATGGAGAGCGGGCGCGTGACCAGTATCCGTTTTGAAAATACGAACGTCATCTGTGGGACGGCGGGGTGCCGGGACAG GTGGCTCATCACGGTCGCGGACTTCCAGACTCGCTCGCGTCTGCTGCGCTGCGGCCTCCGCCTCCGCGGGCTAGGGCACCCGCTGGTGCGCCACGACGAGCTGCTGCTGGCCGATTACCGCCTGCACCTGCGCCGCTCCCTGGTCCGGCGGCGCATGCTCGAGGCCCTGGGGGCGGAGCCGACCGCGGAAGTCTAA
- the CE2H19orf81 gene encoding putative uncharacterized protein C19orf81 homolog isoform X6, translating into METLEETQTRSLGRPVRSSKQYLRRVIAEYEALDRELPCLRRFPTPPAAQPLCLCMETSPEEDFTHLEVLEALEAELPGAMESGRVTSIRFENTNVICGTAGCRDRWLITVADFQTRSRLLRCGLRLRGLGHPLVRHDELLLADYRLHLRRSLVRRRMLEALGAEPTAEV; encoded by the exons ATGGAGACCCTAGAGGAGACGCAGACTCGGAGCCTGGGCAGGCCTGTCAGATCCTC GAAGCAGTACCTGCGTCGGGTCATTGCAGAATACGAGGCGCTGGACCGAGAGCTACCATGCCTCCGGAGGTTTCCCACACCACCCGCTGCCCAGCCTCTCTGTCTGTGCATGGAGACCTCG CCAGAGGAGGACTTTACCCATCTGGAGGTGCTGGAGGCTCTGGAGGCCGAGTTACCCGGGGCCATGGAGAGCGGGCGCGTGACCAGTATCCGTTTTGAAAATACGAACGTCATCTGTGGGACGGCGGGGTGCCGGGACAG GTGGCTCATCACGGTCGCGGACTTCCAGACTCGCTCGCGTCTGCTGCGCTGCGGCCTCCGCCTCCGCGGGCTAGGGCACCCGCTGGTGCGCCACGACGAGCTGCTGCTGGCCGATTACCGCCTGCACCTGCGCCGCTCCCTGGTCCGGCGGCGCATGCTCGAGGCCCTGGGGGCGGAGCCGACCGCGGAAGTCTAA